A genomic stretch from Desulfonatronospira thiodismutans ASO3-1 includes:
- a CDS encoding type II toxin-antitoxin system HicA family toxin, translated as MTKREKLLSRAKNNPKDLTFDEFQTLLRHAGWTFDHQKGSHQIWYSPNRRRLPVQPGKNGKAKGYQVEQFLVALMEETDGET; from the coding sequence ATGACGAAGAGAGAGAAACTCCTGTCTCGAGCTAAGAACAATCCAAAAGATCTCACATTTGATGAGTTTCAGACGCTTTTACGTCATGCTGGCTGGACATTTGATCATCAGAAGGGGAGTCACCAGATATGGTATTCTCCAAATCGCCGCCGTCTTCCTGTTCAGCCAGGCAAAAATGGCAAAGCAAAGGGCTACCAGGTTGAACAATTTTTAGTTGCCCTTATGGAGGAGACTGATGGAGAAACATGA
- a CDS encoding BrnT family toxin, which produces MIQKTGQTLKKHGVSFVEATEVFGDVFSSCVSDPDHSVEEDRYLLFGTTSKGRSLVVSFTECTGTIRIISARQMTRKERTAYES; this is translated from the coding sequence ATGATACAAAAGACAGGTCAAACTTTAAAAAAACACGGAGTTTCATTCGTCGAAGCCACTGAGGTTTTTGGTGATGTTTTCTCATCCTGCGTATCGGATCCCGATCATTCGGTTGAGGAAGACCGCTACCTGCTTTTCGGTACAACATCAAAAGGAAGAAGTTTGGTAGTATCGTTTACTGAGTGTACAGGAACAATTAGAATTATATCAGCCAGACAAATGACTCGCAAGGAGCGAACAGCATATGAATCATAA
- the plsY gene encoding glycerol-3-phosphate 1-O-acyltransferase PlsY: MVSIIWLGLCYLLGSLPFGVLVATNFCRIDPRYQGSKNVGATNVARLCGFRYGITVLVLDLLKGFIPVWVAMQFSTSVIFISLTALAVIIGHMYSVFLYGKGGKGVATTVGVFLALSTTVTAWALGICLAIVYLTGYVALGSLALVTAAPVLFLLTGNFGYILVSLIIMALVFWRHEENIHRVLTGQENSWRCSSSEATVN, from the coding sequence ATGGTTTCCATAATCTGGCTTGGGTTATGTTATCTTCTGGGTTCGTTACCCTTTGGCGTCCTTGTGGCTACTAATTTCTGCCGGATTGACCCCCGGTATCAGGGCAGCAAAAACGTTGGGGCAACCAATGTGGCCAGGCTCTGCGGTTTCAGGTACGGAATCACGGTCCTTGTGCTTGACCTGCTCAAGGGCTTTATTCCGGTGTGGGTCGCCATGCAGTTTTCCACGTCTGTTATCTTTATCTCTCTGACCGCCCTGGCAGTAATAATCGGGCATATGTATTCGGTTTTTCTCTACGGCAAGGGAGGAAAAGGTGTGGCTACGACTGTGGGCGTGTTCCTGGCCCTTTCAACCACGGTTACTGCCTGGGCGTTGGGCATCTGCCTGGCCATCGTCTACCTGACCGGTTACGTCGCCCTGGGCTCACTGGCCCTGGTAACCGCAGCTCCGGTTCTGTTTCTGCTCACCGGCAACTTCGGCTATATCCTGGTATCGCTTATAATCATGGCCCTTGTTTTCTGGAGACATGAGGAAAATATCCACAGGGTGCTTACCGGACAGGAAAACAGCTGGCGTTGCAGCTCCTCCGAAGCAACAGTAAACTGA
- a CDS encoding DUF4258 domain-containing protein has protein sequence MQEALEKRNIIWRRHVLSRMLERNISRDDVFNAIQDGEIIESYPEDKPYPSYLISGFSGNKRIHVVASWDDGAQAVYIITAYIPDEDHFQENGIARKARQ, from the coding sequence ATGCAAGAAGCTTTGGAAAAGAGAAATATTATATGGCGCAGACATGTTCTATCTCGAATGCTGGAGCGCAATATCTCCAGGGATGATGTGTTTAACGCTATACAGGATGGAGAAATTATCGAGTCTTATCCGGAGGACAAGCCATATCCAAGTTATCTTATATCCGGATTTTCAGGGAATAAGCGGATACATGTGGTTGCTTCGTGGGACGATGGAGCACAAGCAGTCTATATCATAACAGCATATATCCCTGATGAGGATCATTTTCAAGAAAATGGTATAGCAAGAAAAGCGAGGCAGTAA
- a CDS encoding type II toxin-antitoxin system HicB family antitoxin, which translates to MISFTAKYVKIGSGYMGQIVEWPEVVTEGKDIEECRVMLRDALNEMMLAYQQLGKEFPPGNALIEQLPVEIKNVGQTA; encoded by the coding sequence ATGATATCCTTTACTGCAAAATATGTAAAAATCGGCTCTGGCTATATGGGCCAAATCGTTGAATGGCCTGAAGTAGTTACCGAAGGCAAGGACATTGAAGAATGTAGAGTTATGCTTCGGGATGCCCTTAATGAGATGATGCTGGCTTACCAGCAGTTAGGCAAGGAATTCCCTCCGGGAAATGCTTTGATTGAACAGTTGCCTGTGGAGATCAAAAATGTCGGTCAAACGGCGTGA
- a CDS encoding DUF2442 domain-containing protein produces MNSIYLVEAKYVDNYRIFLKFNTGESGVVDLEDLIMKYKVAAPLQDPQKFSEFFLDSWPTLAWECGFDVAPESLYYRLTRNVAPGLKVA; encoded by the coding sequence GTGAATTCAATTTATTTGGTTGAAGCTAAATATGTTGATAATTATCGGATTTTTCTAAAGTTCAACACTGGAGAATCCGGTGTTGTTGACCTTGAAGATCTGATAATGAAGTATAAGGTTGCTGCTCCTTTGCAGGACCCCCAGAAATTCTCCGAGTTTTTCTTGGATTCATGGCCAACTTTAGCTTGGGAGTGCGGTTTTGATGTTGCACCAGAATCTTTGTATTATCGTTTGACAAGGAATGTGGCTCCTGGATTGAAGGTTGCTTAA
- a CDS encoding type II toxin-antitoxin system MqsA family antitoxin yields the protein MFFTKGCPLCGGKQNPGTTTFTVDKGSVLVVVRNVPAMVCDQCGEAWIMDSVAEDLERIVSEAKSKRSQIEVIDMAA from the coding sequence ATGTTTTTTACCAAAGGATGCCCCTTGTGTGGCGGAAAGCAAAATCCAGGTACGACTACCTTCACAGTAGACAAAGGCAGCGTATTGGTGGTGGTGAGAAACGTACCGGCCATGGTGTGCGACCAGTGCGGAGAGGCGTGGATCATGGATTCAGTCGCTGAAGATCTGGAAAGAATTGTCTCAGAAGCCAAGTCTAAACGCAGCCAAATAGAAGTTATTGACATGGCTGCCTAA
- a CDS encoding transposase: protein MPRIARFIRSDQATVYHVISRTALPGLPIKDTDKDYLLGLIKRLSRLYFVDVLGFAVMGNHFHLVARMHPEDEISTSDIIKRWQKYYGDEAQVPTDRMVEVKKRLCSLGAYVKDIKQNFTRYYNKKHRRQGFFWGGRFKSMIVQEGSTLVNLLAYVDLNPIRAGIVKKPENYRWSSLGYHTQTGNKDGLLDIDFGLKEWNELDPREIVRKYRQFVYETGAVDAGKGKTIEKKIVEKARKKGYKISRVERFRYRCRYFTDSGVIGGKDFVQEVFDQVKHLLGSKDERKFTPVGGVEGLYSMKRLGGS from the coding sequence ATGCCCCGCATAGCCCGTTTTATCCGTAGTGACCAAGCCACCGTCTACCATGTCATATCCCGTACTGCCCTGCCCGGCCTACCCATCAAGGATACTGACAAGGATTATCTGCTGGGGCTTATCAAAAGACTGAGCAGGCTTTACTTTGTTGACGTGCTTGGGTTTGCGGTCATGGGTAACCATTTCCACCTGGTAGCCCGGATGCACCCTGAGGATGAAATTTCCACTTCAGACATCATCAAGAGGTGGCAGAAATATTATGGTGATGAAGCCCAGGTGCCCACAGACCGGATGGTTGAGGTCAAGAAGAGGCTTTGCAGCCTTGGTGCCTATGTGAAGGACATCAAGCAGAACTTTACCCGGTATTACAACAAAAAGCACAGGCGGCAGGGTTTTTTCTGGGGTGGCCGGTTTAAGAGTATGATTGTCCAGGAAGGCAGTACTCTTGTTAATTTGCTGGCCTATGTGGATTTAAACCCTATCCGTGCAGGTATTGTGAAGAAACCGGAGAATTACCGCTGGAGCTCACTTGGCTACCATACCCAGACCGGCAATAAAGACGGCCTGCTGGATATTGATTTCGGGCTCAAGGAATGGAACGAGCTGGACCCCAGAGAGATTGTCCGCAAATATAGACAATTTGTTTACGAAACCGGAGCAGTAGATGCCGGCAAAGGCAAGACCATTGAAAAAAAGATTGTGGAAAAAGCCAGGAAAAAAGGCTACAAAATATCCAGGGTAGAGCGCTTCAGATACAGATGCCGGTATTTTACTGATTCCGGGGTTATCGGCGGAAAGGATTTTGTTCAGGAAGTCTTTGACCAGGTCAAGCACTTGCTGGGCTCCAAGGACGAGCGCAAATTTACTCCCGTTGGCGGTGTGGAGGGTTTGTATTCCATGAAGAGACTGGGTGGTTCGTAG
- a CDS encoding DegT/DnrJ/EryC1/StrS family aminotransferase: MIFRYTLSPTTGAWGMGHGAKTRERDTEGRTPTAKRQALYDRTGMFPEAEKYYQEALTLPLFPAMSEADQDRVVEAIKRILPTEHSEGH, translated from the coding sequence ATTATATTCCGGTACACACTCAGCCCTACTACAGGGGCATGGGGCATGGGGCATGGGGCAAAAACAAGAGAACGAGACACAGAGGGTAGAACGCCAACCGCCAAACGCCAAGCGCTATACGACAGGACAGGCATGTTTCCAGAGGCGGAAAAATATTACCAGGAGGCCCTTACCCTGCCTCTTTTTCCTGCTATGAGTGAGGCAGACCAGGATAGAGTGGTAGAAGCCATAAAAAGAATCCTGCCCACGGAACACTCGGAAGGACACTGA
- a CDS encoding type II toxin-antitoxin system HicB family antitoxin, which yields MEKHDRFDGFSVSVFLDDDGEYIAHFLEMPNISAFAETPELALHELEVAWEGVKESYQKNGEPIPVAPARKEYTGRFNIRIDRRLHRALAIEAAKAGISLNAIVAQKLARETPQHG from the coding sequence ATGGAGAAACATGATCGATTTGATGGATTCAGCGTGAGCGTTTTTCTGGATGATGACGGCGAATACATTGCCCATTTTCTTGAAATGCCAAATATCTCTGCCTTTGCTGAAACCCCGGAACTGGCTCTTCATGAACTTGAGGTTGCATGGGAAGGCGTGAAAGAAAGCTATCAAAAAAACGGGGAACCTATTCCTGTTGCTCCTGCACGAAAGGAGTACACTGGGCGTTTTAATATTCGCATTGACAGAAGGCTGCACCGGGCTCTGGCCATTGAGGCCGCCAAAGCAGGCATTTCATTAAATGCCATTGTAGCTCAGAAGCTTGCCAGGGAGACACCACAACACGGGTGA
- a CDS encoding DUF3368 domain-containing protein, with translation MVETGHGLPGAQEVARAEWITTQQVQNKVFSLSLQVSLDRGEAEVIALNQEINADILLLDEKSARSIAVRLQYTVLGTVGVLIWAKRNSLLSNLSQELDLLQQKGGFRLSKDVYELAIQKAGE, from the coding sequence GTGGTTGAAACCGGCCATGGTTTGCCTGGTGCTCAAGAGGTCGCCCGTGCAGAGTGGATTACCACCCAGCAGGTACAAAATAAGGTTTTCAGTCTTTCACTTCAGGTATCTCTTGACCGCGGAGAAGCTGAAGTTATTGCTCTGAATCAGGAAATCAACGCTGATATTTTACTGCTGGATGAAAAAAGTGCTCGAAGTATCGCTGTAAGACTGCAGTACACAGTTTTAGGCACAGTTGGTGTTTTGATCTGGGCCAAAAGAAACTCCCTGTTATCAAATCTATCCCAGGAACTGGATTTATTGCAACAAAAAGGTGGCTTTCGTCTCAGCAAGGATGTCTATGAACTTGCAATCCAAAAGGCAGGTGAGTAG
- a CDS encoding helix-turn-helix domain-containing protein, with translation MSEPMKKPHTDEEIITLNLRVRRSIAGKIKQYAQFLEDEDKPAYSVADVFPEYMDKNPQIALRAYRTRESLTQKELSLKTGIPQHQTSEMENGKRGIGKERARKLAQALSVSDYRYFL, from the coding sequence ATGTCGGAACCCATGAAAAAGCCCCATACTGATGAAGAAATAATCACGCTGAATTTGCGTGTTCGACGCAGTATTGCAGGCAAGATTAAACAATATGCTCAGTTTTTGGAAGACGAGGACAAGCCTGCCTATTCTGTAGCTGATGTTTTTCCTGAATATATGGACAAAAACCCCCAGATAGCTCTTCGGGCCTACAGAACCAGAGAGAGTTTGACGCAGAAGGAGCTGTCGCTTAAGACCGGAATTCCCCAGCATCAGACAAGTGAGATGGAAAACGGCAAAAGAGGGATTGGTAAAGAACGAGCCCGCAAGCTTGCCCAGGCCCTGAGTGTTTCTGATTATCGGTATTTCCTGTAA
- a CDS encoding DUF4160 domain-containing protein, with protein MPEITRFLGIIISMYFDDHEPPHFHVRYNEYRAAVSIQELNVIAGYLPAKVRGLVQEWAEIYQQELLNMWITKDFHKINPLV; from the coding sequence ATGCCAGAAATCACCAGGTTTTTAGGAATTATCATTTCCATGTACTTTGATGATCATGAGCCACCACATTTTCATGTACGATATAATGAATATCGCGCTGCTGTAAGTATTCAGGAACTTAACGTCATTGCAGGATATTTACCTGCAAAAGTCCGTGGACTTGTTCAGGAATGGGCAGAAATATATCAGCAAGAACTTTTGAATATGTGGATAACCAAGGATTTTCATAAAATTAATCCTTTAGTTTAA
- a CDS encoding DegT/DnrJ/EryC1/StrS family aminotransferase, which yields MLGQVSETSKSGLSRRHVFDYLREKGIGVNVHYIPVHTQPYYRGMGHGAWGKNKRTRHRG from the coding sequence TTGCTGGGCCAGGTCTCTGAGACCAGCAAGTCAGGCTTAAGCCGTAGACATGTCTTTGATTATTTGAGAGAAAAGGGTATAGGCGTTAATGTTCATTATATTCCGGTACACACTCAGCCCTACTACAGGGGCATGGGGCATGGGGCATGGGGCAAAAACAAGAGAACGAGACACAGAGGGTAG
- a CDS encoding transposase: MPFTYEDEPFFSAYQAITDVWKNRKPQRVVAESFNISRNTLKDWDHSFALYGTVALLPEISHEQVDPALERLVILVKLSRPHERANHALRLAKALGIEDASLEHIRQIQRSYGYGQRMDEADICFWSGLQHILESVIKQKEKPPARPVHNLHDRPGTFFNYQRDHLQHRVELFKALSKLEKKRQIRPVLQEFGMAPNRFYVLKNRYMLYGVWGLADLVQKGQTGEKISPQLELQIIEERLMDPSLSTAKMIKKLNLKCSRANVQKIYARWKLSRFKKPVAIRGVISSPVPAQVTEKQSPVEASAKSRFPDLVDTSGLKVNRSFLQFIKHLAYRKVVISNPGTLIVAPFLDQLGVIEAWHTYGPNSLRTSEITNNIIVNVMRIIAGFPSIHDFTLNADRSVAVASGLVLNPGKTRFYDAFDEIRFSHLQFLRNDASCRARELGIIEGKEIAIDYHCDPSDSRFPEDKALSKAPDKNGDMTYAHRPQILWDSMTNTIINIAYCEGKSRAPSALYRFCERNLFMIIDPDVIKEIYADSEYTGEKQLIYLTVRSESDITMCLKQNPKIKRWKEATIQQGVWQDYREQYRIASKDFILPETKKPFRFVVKQNKETSEIRCFGSTHTDYSPTKILDAYHIRWPVETGIKDLIENYFLNKPTGTSPEKVEAHYYCIMLARLAVDYFRSQLCIPQWQSPEDWKCVLSTIRTSIFSNQNCELSLDDSGDLLITYLDGDRQGIKKRLAELLTSRKETGLNRVSWWGNRGVQIQVKDQYAI; this comes from the coding sequence GTGCCTTTTACTTATGAAGACGAACCATTCTTCTCTGCCTATCAGGCCATCACCGATGTATGGAAAAATCGAAAACCACAAAGGGTTGTGGCTGAATCTTTCAACATCAGTCGAAACACCTTGAAAGACTGGGATCACTCATTTGCTCTTTATGGGACCGTGGCTCTTTTACCGGAGATATCTCATGAGCAGGTTGACCCGGCTCTGGAGCGACTGGTTATCCTGGTCAAACTTTCAAGACCACATGAACGTGCCAACCATGCCTTACGACTCGCCAAGGCCCTGGGGATTGAAGACGCCTCCTTGGAACATATCCGCCAGATTCAGCGTTCTTATGGCTATGGCCAGCGAATGGATGAAGCAGACATTTGTTTTTGGTCCGGCCTGCAACATATCCTGGAATCCGTAATCAAGCAAAAAGAAAAACCGCCTGCCAGGCCAGTTCATAACCTGCACGACCGGCCTGGTACTTTTTTCAATTATCAGCGCGACCACCTTCAACATCGAGTTGAGCTATTCAAGGCCTTATCCAAGCTTGAAAAAAAACGCCAGATTCGCCCAGTGCTTCAAGAATTCGGCATGGCCCCCAATCGGTTCTATGTGTTGAAAAACCGGTATATGCTCTATGGGGTCTGGGGCCTGGCTGATCTTGTCCAAAAGGGGCAAACCGGTGAGAAGATTTCCCCCCAGCTGGAGCTTCAAATCATAGAAGAAAGACTGATGGATCCGTCCCTGTCCACAGCCAAGATGATAAAAAAGCTCAATTTGAAATGTTCCCGGGCCAATGTCCAAAAGATCTATGCTCGATGGAAACTCTCACGATTCAAAAAACCCGTTGCCATCCGAGGTGTTATCTCCAGCCCGGTTCCGGCTCAGGTGACTGAGAAACAGTCACCGGTAGAAGCCTCGGCCAAATCCCGATTTCCTGATCTCGTTGATACCTCCGGGCTCAAAGTGAACCGTTCTTTCCTTCAATTCATCAAGCACCTGGCCTACCGCAAGGTGGTTATCAGCAACCCAGGAACTTTGATCGTGGCTCCTTTCCTGGATCAATTAGGGGTCATTGAAGCATGGCACACCTACGGCCCAAACAGCCTGCGCACTTCTGAGATCACCAACAATATTATCGTGAATGTCATGCGCATTATCGCTGGTTTTCCCAGCATCCATGACTTTACACTCAATGCTGACCGCTCTGTAGCCGTGGCTTCAGGACTGGTTCTCAACCCAGGAAAAACCAGATTCTACGATGCATTCGATGAGATTCGCTTCAGCCATTTGCAGTTCCTGCGAAACGATGCCTCTTGCCGGGCCAGGGAACTGGGGATCATTGAGGGCAAAGAGATTGCCATAGATTATCACTGTGATCCCTCGGATAGCCGGTTTCCTGAAGACAAAGCATTGAGCAAGGCTCCTGATAAAAACGGTGATATGACGTACGCTCACAGGCCGCAGATCCTCTGGGACAGCATGACCAACACCATCATTAATATCGCCTACTGTGAAGGCAAGTCCAGGGCTCCGTCAGCCCTGTACCGCTTCTGTGAACGAAACCTGTTTATGATCATTGACCCTGACGTTATCAAGGAAATTTATGCAGATTCCGAGTATACCGGAGAAAAACAGCTGATATATTTGACTGTTCGTTCGGAATCGGACATTACCATGTGCCTCAAACAAAACCCCAAGATCAAGCGTTGGAAAGAGGCAACCATCCAGCAAGGGGTCTGGCAGGATTACCGGGAGCAATATCGCATTGCCAGTAAGGACTTCATTCTCCCAGAAACAAAAAAGCCCTTTCGTTTTGTGGTCAAGCAAAACAAAGAAACCAGTGAGATCCGCTGCTTTGGAAGTACACATACAGACTACAGCCCGACCAAGATCCTGGATGCCTACCACATCCGCTGGCCGGTGGAAACTGGCATCAAAGATCTTATCGAGAACTACTTCCTGAACAAACCCACAGGCACGTCTCCAGAAAAAGTGGAGGCTCATTACTATTGCATCATGCTTGCTCGGCTCGCTGTTGATTATTTTCGGTCCCAGCTATGTATACCTCAGTGGCAAAGCCCTGAAGACTGGAAATGTGTCTTGTCCACCATCCGAACCAGCATATTCAGCAATCAAAACTGCGAACTGAGCCTTGATGACTCCGGCGACCTCCTCATTACATATCTGGACGGAGATCGTCAGGGGATTAAAAAGAGACTTGCCGAACTTCTTACCAGCAGAAAAGAAACAGGCCTCAACCGCGTTTCCTGGTGGGGAAATCGAGGCGTTCAGATTCAGGTCAAAGATCAGTATGCCATATGA
- a CDS encoding UPF0175 family protein — protein sequence MSIRLELDNDLQDALRIPPEEQESRLRRELSLRLYEKGLLSLGKARHMAGMDKWEFLLLLSREGIPRQYDTKELDRDLSTLDSLP from the coding sequence ATGAGCATACGTCTGGAACTCGACAACGATCTGCAGGATGCCCTGCGCATACCCCCGGAAGAACAGGAAAGCAGGCTTCGCCGGGAACTATCCTTACGGCTTTATGAAAAAGGGCTTCTTTCTCTGGGAAAAGCCCGCCACATGGCTGGCATGGATAAGTGGGAATTTCTTTTGCTCCTGTCCCGGGAAGGCATACCCAGGCAGTACGATACAAAAGAGCTGGATCGAGACCTGTCTACCTTGGATTCTCTTCCATGA
- a CDS encoding type II toxin-antitoxin system HicA family toxin, whose protein sequence is MSVKRRDLVKYFEQNGFKLLREGANHSIYTNGTKAIPVKRHRQLDRITANELCKQAGLDPVF, encoded by the coding sequence ATGTCGGTCAAACGGCGTGATTTGGTCAAATATTTTGAACAAAACGGTTTTAAACTTCTCAGGGAAGGCGCAAATCACTCCATTTATACAAATGGAACCAAGGCGATCCCGGTAAAAAGACATCGGCAACTGGACAGAATTACAGCCAACGAACTGTGTAAACAGGCAGGTTTAGACCCTGTATTTTAA
- a CDS encoding DUF2283 domain-containing protein, translating into MAQIAINDFLKVMPAVRMAPKKTFWTTYDVDADVLYINFKKPSYADDSEMTDDDVIIRYEHGEVIGMTILNASQRKI; encoded by the coding sequence ATGGCCCAGATAGCAATCAATGATTTTTTAAAAGTCATGCCTGCCGTCAGGATGGCACCTAAAAAAACATTTTGGACTACCTACGACGTTGATGCGGATGTGTTATATATAAATTTTAAAAAGCCAAGTTATGCAGACGACAGTGAAATGACAGATGACGATGTAATTATTCGGTACGAACATGGCGAGGTTATTGGAATGACAATTTTAAATGCAAGTCAGCGTAAGATTTAA
- a CDS encoding Rpn family recombination-promoting nuclease/putative transposase, producing the protein MHVIHGPHDKIFKRVMADRENAISLLKNILPDTRGYALAIDY; encoded by the coding sequence ATGCATGTTATCCATGGACCACACGACAAGATATTCAAGCGCGTGATGGCTGACCGGGAAAATGCCATTAGTCTGCTTAAGAACATCCTGCCGGATACTCGAGGATATGCGCTTGCCATAGACTATTAA